The Hydra vulgaris chromosome 11, alternate assembly HydraT2T_AEP genome contains a region encoding:
- the LOC100213904 gene encoding cyclic AMP-dependent transcription factor ATF-2 isoform X5, giving the protein MEKPFKCTKCSQCFANSDHLAVHKCQLHVKIPSVLFQPGSDQTPTPTRFMRTADAVDSQLFEEINPFDQDFSIASKNQQSSEANNEDISSINLKQQKGPLQTPNPIITSHNFTSVSSLTALPSSKKSLVLIKNEECVTADKNSSSKSILTNENIKNQENQSFLVHQEYQDLCLPKQLDQSEFSEQRDSHNLAGFSLLQQQINIQCSPSSITEQSSTSAQLNQHTSSTEVLRDHLYKLIKSGQIKIQFSSSPSSTKVQATIVGTIATKQSGTQSAVIQSSVNPIILSSLASTAATPLSIRNIAPSTNSFDSSVRSGVAKQKLRQVVQQSTFSNMDNNNSNNVINQRISISPSNQGKYKDIILEDEDSMKEGSESGGGKRRGRTSEELTPDEKRKKFLERNRAAASRCRQKRKVWVNQLEKKSDDLMQTNAELMNEINSLRSEVAQLKALLLAHKECPVTLHQKSVLERISSGGKKLAYVTVSDGQIIAIHPINELNGENEITSAEELASSALTNMGSISSNQP; this is encoded by the exons atcaaaCACCTACACCAACACGTTTCATGAGAACAGCAGATGCAGTGGATTCACAACTATTTGAAGAAATTAATCCTTTTGACCAG gattTTAGCATAGCATCTAAGAATCAACAATCTTCTGAAGCAAATAATGAAGACATTTCTTCAATTAACCTTAAGCAGCAAAAAGGACCATTACAG aCACCGAATCCTATTATAACCTCACACAATTTTACATCAGTTTCATCTTTGACAGCATTACCCAGTTCcaaaaaatctttagttttgataaaaaatgaagaatgtgTGACCGCTGACAAAAATTCCTCTAGCAAATCCATTTTAACCAATGAAAACATTAAGAATCAAGAAAATCAATCCTTTTTAGTTCATCAAGAATACCAAGACCTTTGCTTACCTAAACAATTGGATCAATCAGAATTTTCGGAGCAACGTGATTCCCATAATTTAGCGGGTTTTTCTCTGTTGCAACAGCAAATCAATATACAGTGTTCTCCGTCGTCTATTACTGAACAATCTAGTACTTCTGCACAACTTAATCAACATACATCGTCGACTGAAGTCTTAAGAGatcatttatacaaattaattaaatctgGCCAAATTAAAATAC AGTTTTCTTCTAGTCCATCATCCACAAAAGTGCAGGCAACTATTGTTGGTACTATAGCAACAAAACAGTCAGGAACTCAATCTGCTGTCATTCAGAGTAGCGTAAATCCGATCATATTATCTTCTTTAGCATCTACAGCTGCAACTCCTTTGTCAATTCGTAACATTGCGCCATCAACGAACTCTTTCGATAGTTCGGTAAGATCAGGAGTCGCTAAGCAG AAGTTGAGACAAGTGGTTCAACAAAGCACTTTTAGTAACATGGATAATAACAAttcaaataatgtaataaatcaGCGCATTTCTATATCACCTTCTAATCAAGGGAAATACAAAGATATAATATTAGAGGACGAAGACTCGATGAAAGAAGGATCAGAGTCAGGAGGAGGTAAAAGAAGAGGAAGAACGAGTGAAGAATTAACTCCtgatgaaaaaagaaagaagtttCTTGAGCGTAACAG AGCGGCTGCTTCGCGATGTCGTCAGAAGAGGAAAGTTTGGGTAAAtcaattggaaaaaaaatccgATGATTTAATGCAGACGAATGCGGAGTTAATg aATGAAATAAATAGTCTAAGATCTGAAGTGGCTCAATTAAAGGCTTTGCTGCTGGCACATAAAGAATGCCCTGTTACGCTGCATCAAAAGTCAGTTCTCGAAAGAATTAGTTCCGGGGGTaagaaat tggCGTATGTGACTGTTTCTGATGGTCAAATCATAGCCATCCATCCTATTAACGAGTTAAATGGCGAAAATGAAATTACTTCCGCTGAAGAACTTGCAAGCAGTGCTTTAACTAATATGGGGTCAATATCATCAAATCAACcgtaa
- the LOC100213904 gene encoding cyclic AMP-dependent transcription factor ATF-2 isoform X6: MEKPFKCTKCSQCFANSDHLAVHKCQLHVKIPSVLFQPGSDQTPTPTRFMRTADAVDSQLFEEINPFDQDFSIASKNQQSSEANNEDISSINLKQQKGPLQTPNPIITSHNFTSVSSLTALPSSKKSLVLIKNEECVTADKNSSSKSILTNENIKNQENQSFLVHQEYQDLCLPKQLDQSEFSEQRDSHNLAGFSLLQQQINIQCSPSSITEQSSTSAQLNQHTSSTEVLRDHLYKLIKSGQIKIQFSSSPSSTKVQATIVGTIATKQSGTQSAVIQSSVNPIILSSLASTAATPLSIRNIAPSTNSFDSSVRSGVAKQKLRQVVQQSTFSNMDNNNSNNVINQRISISPSNQGKYKDIILEDEDSMKEGSESGGGKRRGRTSEELTPDEKRKKFLERNRAAASRCRQKRKVWVNQLEKKSDDLMQTNAELMNEINSLRSEVAQLKALLLAHKECPVTLHQKSVLERISSGVAYVTVSDGQIIAIHPINELNGENEITSAEELASSALTNMGSISSNQP; encoded by the exons atcaaaCACCTACACCAACACGTTTCATGAGAACAGCAGATGCAGTGGATTCACAACTATTTGAAGAAATTAATCCTTTTGACCAG gattTTAGCATAGCATCTAAGAATCAACAATCTTCTGAAGCAAATAATGAAGACATTTCTTCAATTAACCTTAAGCAGCAAAAAGGACCATTACAG aCACCGAATCCTATTATAACCTCACACAATTTTACATCAGTTTCATCTTTGACAGCATTACCCAGTTCcaaaaaatctttagttttgataaaaaatgaagaatgtgTGACCGCTGACAAAAATTCCTCTAGCAAATCCATTTTAACCAATGAAAACATTAAGAATCAAGAAAATCAATCCTTTTTAGTTCATCAAGAATACCAAGACCTTTGCTTACCTAAACAATTGGATCAATCAGAATTTTCGGAGCAACGTGATTCCCATAATTTAGCGGGTTTTTCTCTGTTGCAACAGCAAATCAATATACAGTGTTCTCCGTCGTCTATTACTGAACAATCTAGTACTTCTGCACAACTTAATCAACATACATCGTCGACTGAAGTCTTAAGAGatcatttatacaaattaattaaatctgGCCAAATTAAAATAC AGTTTTCTTCTAGTCCATCATCCACAAAAGTGCAGGCAACTATTGTTGGTACTATAGCAACAAAACAGTCAGGAACTCAATCTGCTGTCATTCAGAGTAGCGTAAATCCGATCATATTATCTTCTTTAGCATCTACAGCTGCAACTCCTTTGTCAATTCGTAACATTGCGCCATCAACGAACTCTTTCGATAGTTCGGTAAGATCAGGAGTCGCTAAGCAG AAGTTGAGACAAGTGGTTCAACAAAGCACTTTTAGTAACATGGATAATAACAAttcaaataatgtaataaatcaGCGCATTTCTATATCACCTTCTAATCAAGGGAAATACAAAGATATAATATTAGAGGACGAAGACTCGATGAAAGAAGGATCAGAGTCAGGAGGAGGTAAAAGAAGAGGAAGAACGAGTGAAGAATTAACTCCtgatgaaaaaagaaagaagtttCTTGAGCGTAACAG AGCGGCTGCTTCGCGATGTCGTCAGAAGAGGAAAGTTTGGGTAAAtcaattggaaaaaaaatccgATGATTTAATGCAGACGAATGCGGAGTTAATg aATGAAATAAATAGTCTAAGATCTGAAGTGGCTCAATTAAAGGCTTTGCTGCTGGCACATAAAGAATGCCCTGTTACGCTGCATCAAAAGTCAGTTCTCGAAAGAATTAGTTCCGGGG tggCGTATGTGACTGTTTCTGATGGTCAAATCATAGCCATCCATCCTATTAACGAGTTAAATGGCGAAAATGAAATTACTTCCGCTGAAGAACTTGCAAGCAGTGCTTTAACTAATATGGGGTCAATATCATCAAATCAACcgtaa
- the LOC100213904 gene encoding cyclic AMP-dependent transcription factor ATF-7 isoform X4 codes for MQLFNTPNPIITSHNFTSVSSLTALPSSKKSLVLIKNEECVTADKNSSSKSILTNENIKNQENQSFLVHQEYQDLCLPKQLDQSEFSEQRDSHNLAGFSLLQQQINIQCSPSSITEQSSTSAQLNQHTSSTEVLRDHLYKLIKSGQIKIQFSSSPSSTKVQATIVGTIATKQSGTQSAVIQSSVNPIILSSLASTAATPLSIRNIAPSTNSFDSSVRSGVAKQKLRQVVQQSTFSNMDNNNSNNVINQRISISPSNQGKYKDIILEDEDSMKEGSESGGGKRRGRTSEELTPDEKRKKFLERNRAAASRCRQKRKVWVNQLEKKSDDLMQTNAELMNEINSLRSEVAQLKALLLAHKECPVTLHQKSVLERISSGGKKLAYVTVSDGQIIAIHPINELNGENEITSAEELASSALTNMGSISSNQP; via the exons ATGCAACTATTTAAC aCACCGAATCCTATTATAACCTCACACAATTTTACATCAGTTTCATCTTTGACAGCATTACCCAGTTCcaaaaaatctttagttttgataaaaaatgaagaatgtgTGACCGCTGACAAAAATTCCTCTAGCAAATCCATTTTAACCAATGAAAACATTAAGAATCAAGAAAATCAATCCTTTTTAGTTCATCAAGAATACCAAGACCTTTGCTTACCTAAACAATTGGATCAATCAGAATTTTCGGAGCAACGTGATTCCCATAATTTAGCGGGTTTTTCTCTGTTGCAACAGCAAATCAATATACAGTGTTCTCCGTCGTCTATTACTGAACAATCTAGTACTTCTGCACAACTTAATCAACATACATCGTCGACTGAAGTCTTAAGAGatcatttatacaaattaattaaatctgGCCAAATTAAAATAC AGTTTTCTTCTAGTCCATCATCCACAAAAGTGCAGGCAACTATTGTTGGTACTATAGCAACAAAACAGTCAGGAACTCAATCTGCTGTCATTCAGAGTAGCGTAAATCCGATCATATTATCTTCTTTAGCATCTACAGCTGCAACTCCTTTGTCAATTCGTAACATTGCGCCATCAACGAACTCTTTCGATAGTTCGGTAAGATCAGGAGTCGCTAAGCAG AAGTTGAGACAAGTGGTTCAACAAAGCACTTTTAGTAACATGGATAATAACAAttcaaataatgtaataaatcaGCGCATTTCTATATCACCTTCTAATCAAGGGAAATACAAAGATATAATATTAGAGGACGAAGACTCGATGAAAGAAGGATCAGAGTCAGGAGGAGGTAAAAGAAGAGGAAGAACGAGTGAAGAATTAACTCCtgatgaaaaaagaaagaagtttCTTGAGCGTAACAG AGCGGCTGCTTCGCGATGTCGTCAGAAGAGGAAAGTTTGGGTAAAtcaattggaaaaaaaatccgATGATTTAATGCAGACGAATGCGGAGTTAATg aATGAAATAAATAGTCTAAGATCTGAAGTGGCTCAATTAAAGGCTTTGCTGCTGGCACATAAAGAATGCCCTGTTACGCTGCATCAAAAGTCAGTTCTCGAAAGAATTAGTTCCGGGGGTaagaaat tggCGTATGTGACTGTTTCTGATGGTCAAATCATAGCCATCCATCCTATTAACGAGTTAAATGGCGAAAATGAAATTACTTCCGCTGAAGAACTTGCAAGCAGTGCTTTAACTAATATGGGGTCAATATCATCAAATCAACcgtaa
- the LOC100212984 gene encoding glia maturation factor beta yields MASPSVCELSADLKATLKKFRFRKDETFAALVMKIDPEKLLVIEDETYEDISFEDFVSELPDHSPRYVVISFRKAHQNGRVSYPLCFIFVSPQGAKTELQIMYAGSKTGVVNELGLTKVFEVRDVEELTEEWINSKLDLISNH; encoded by the coding sequence ATGGCTTCTCCAAGCGTTTGCGAATTATCTGCAGATCTTAAAGCAACTCTAAAAAAGTTTCGCTTCCGAAAAGATGAAACATTTGCTGCATTGGTTATGAAAATTGATCCAGAAAAATTGCTAGTTATTGAAGATGAAACGTATGAGGATATATCATTTGAAGATTTTGTTTCAGAACTTCCAGATCATTCACCACGTTATGTAGTAATCAGTTTTCGTAAAGCTCATCAAAATGGCAGAGTTTCATATCCGTTAtgctttatttttgtaagtcctCAAGGTGCAAAGACTGAACTCCAAATAATGTATGCAGGATCAAAAACTGGTGTAGTAAATGAGCTAGGTTTAACTAAAGTTTTTGAGGTAAGAGATGTTGAAGAACTTACTGAGGAATGGATAAATTCGAAGCTTGATCTTATATCAAACCATTAA